The Halorhabdus sp. BNX81 genome includes a region encoding these proteins:
- a CDS encoding sugar porter family MFS transporter has product MSTSVVTNVLSGDGDRFVYLVSAMAALNGLLFGFDTGIISGAILFINESFQMSALVEGIVVSGAMAGAAAGAALGGRLADQIGRRRLIMLSAGVFFTGSFLMAVAPTVPVLVAGRLIDGLAIGFASVVGPLYISEIAPPRIRGGLTSMHQLMVTIGILGSYFVNYLFAGNGAWRWMLGAGMIPAVILGIGVLKMPESPRWLYSHGQRERAKAVLQRTRKGSVEEELEEIKETVERETEAGLRKLLEPWLRPALIVGIGLAILQQITGINAVMYYAPTILEATGFDSAASILATVGIGVVNVVMTVVAIAYIDRVGRRALLLVGTAGMTVTLAILGVVFYLPGLSGVLSITATVCLMLYISFFAIGLGPVFWLLISEIYPLAVRGSAEGVATVTNWVANLAVALSFPVLTANVGPSVTFWLFGVFSAVAFAFTYGLVPETKGRTLEAIENDLRENISVGD; this is encoded by the coding sequence ATGTCGACATCCGTAGTAACCAACGTGTTGAGTGGCGACGGGGACCGATTCGTCTATCTCGTCTCGGCGATGGCCGCGCTGAACGGCCTCCTGTTCGGCTTTGACACCGGCATCATCTCCGGGGCGATCCTGTTCATCAACGAGAGCTTCCAGATGTCGGCGTTGGTCGAGGGCATCGTCGTGAGCGGGGCGATGGCGGGCGCGGCGGCGGGCGCGGCGCTCGGCGGACGGCTCGCCGACCAAATCGGCCGACGTCGGCTCATCATGCTCTCGGCGGGCGTCTTCTTCACGGGCTCGTTCCTGATGGCGGTCGCGCCGACCGTGCCCGTGCTCGTTGCGGGGCGACTCATCGACGGCCTCGCGATCGGCTTCGCGTCAGTCGTTGGGCCGCTGTACATCTCCGAGATCGCACCGCCGCGGATCCGCGGTGGGCTGACCTCGATGCACCAGCTAATGGTCACGATCGGTATTCTCGGGTCCTACTTCGTGAACTACCTCTTCGCCGGCAACGGCGCGTGGCGGTGGATGCTCGGCGCGGGGATGATCCCCGCAGTCATCCTCGGGATCGGTGTCCTCAAGATGCCCGAAAGTCCACGATGGCTCTACAGCCACGGGCAGCGCGAACGCGCCAAAGCCGTCCTCCAGCGCACCCGGAAGGGAAGCGTCGAGGAGGAACTCGAAGAGATCAAAGAGACCGTCGAACGTGAGACCGAAGCTGGACTCCGAAAACTGCTCGAACCGTGGCTTCGCCCCGCCCTGATCGTCGGGATCGGTCTGGCAATCCTCCAGCAGATCACCGGCATCAACGCGGTGATGTACTACGCGCCGACGATCCTGGAGGCGACCGGCTTCGACAGCGCGGCCTCGATCCTCGCGACCGTCGGGATCGGCGTCGTCAACGTGGTGATGACTGTCGTCGCGATCGCCTATATCGACCGGGTCGGCCGGCGAGCACTCCTCCTGGTCGGGACCGCTGGGATGACCGTCACGCTCGCGATCCTCGGGGTCGTCTTCTACCTGCCGGGCCTCTCGGGGGTGCTCAGCATTACCGCGACAGTCTGTCTCATGCTGTACATCTCCTTCTTCGCGATCGGGCTGGGGCCGGTCTTCTGGTTGCTCATCTCGGAGATCTATCCGCTGGCCGTTCGCGGATCTGCCGAAGGGGTCGCGACGGTCACCAACTGGGTTGCGAACCTCGCCGTCGCGCTGTCGTTTCCGGTCCTGACGGCCAACGTCGGCCCGTCGGTGACGTTTTGGCTGTTCGGCGTCTTCAGCGCGGTCGCGTTCGCGTTCACCTACGGGCTCGTCCCCGAAACGAAAGGGCGGACGCTGGAAGCCATCGAGAACGACCTGCGCGAAAACATCAGCGTCGGCGATTAA
- a CDS encoding polysaccharide deacetylase family protein, translated as MSDQDTGEPTAVDRRRFLAIAGATGLTTLAGCEEATTEGQNTPTESTDTSTPTETTTDTETTTETQTETETETDTETETETETELDPDVPQSANGPLAPLPTPDRNGVPKPTGEPGGLEVLDWAGFEGAVTYTYDDGQPSNLQHYDALAATEMNMTFYLTSNVDFDGYEGGWTLAAQDGHELGNHTVSHPYADMTESSFGEPVEDTATEIQQCSQYIIETLGQEDVWTMAAPYGDTGWSEPAEQSDLFLSRGVGGGAVTPDDDADPYNLPCYMAQEGDTAETFTDLIDDAREAGEWQIFLFHTIAPTDEVWYAPVEIDAIIDSIEHAKSAGDVWIDTLATVGAYWRGHQLLESAEVAESGEETIWEWTVPEDFPAGRHVRVTVDGGTLSQNGTELDWNTHGYYEVDLDEASLTLST; from the coding sequence ATGTCAGACCAAGATACGGGGGAACCGACGGCGGTCGATCGTCGGCGGTTTCTGGCGATCGCGGGGGCGACTGGACTCACAACGCTCGCTGGCTGTGAGGAAGCGACGACAGAAGGTCAGAACACACCGACGGAATCGACTGATACGTCGACGCCGACGGAAACAACGACCGACACGGAAACAACAACGGAAACACAGACTGAAACGGAAACAGAGACCGACACGGAGACAGAAACGGAGACCGAGACGGAACTGGACCCGGATGTCCCGCAGTCGGCCAACGGGCCCCTGGCGCCGCTGCCGACGCCCGACCGGAACGGGGTTCCGAAGCCGACCGGCGAGCCAGGGGGCCTGGAAGTGCTCGACTGGGCCGGATTCGAGGGGGCCGTCACCTACACCTACGACGACGGCCAACCCTCGAACCTCCAGCACTACGACGCGCTCGCGGCGACCGAGATGAACATGACGTTCTATCTCACCAGCAACGTAGACTTCGATGGATACGAAGGTGGCTGGACCCTGGCCGCTCAGGACGGCCACGAACTCGGGAATCACACCGTCAGCCATCCGTACGCCGATATGACCGAGAGTTCCTTCGGCGAGCCCGTCGAGGACACAGCGACGGAGATTCAGCAGTGTTCTCAGTACATCATCGAGACGCTGGGCCAGGAGGACGTCTGGACGATGGCAGCCCCCTACGGCGACACCGGCTGGAGCGAGCCGGCCGAGCAGTCCGATCTCTTCCTCAGCAGAGGGGTCGGTGGCGGAGCCGTCACTCCGGACGACGACGCCGATCCGTACAATCTCCCGTGTTACATGGCCCAGGAAGGTGACACCGCCGAGACCTTCACCGATCTGATCGACGACGCTCGCGAGGCCGGCGAGTGGCAGATCTTCCTGTTTCATACGATCGCGCCGACCGACGAGGTGTGGTACGCGCCGGTCGAGATCGATGCAATCATCGACAGTATCGAACACGCCAAATCCGCCGGCGACGTCTGGATCGACACCCTCGCTACCGTCGGCGCGTACTGGCGCGGTCACCAACTCCTCGAATCCGCGGAGGTTGCGGAGTCGGGCGAGGAAACCATCTGGGAGTGGACAGTGCCCGAGGATTTCCCGGCGGGTCGACACGTGCGCGTGACCGTCGACGGCGGGACACTGTCCCAGAACGGGACCGAACTCGACTGGAACACCCACGGGTACTACGAGGTCGACCTGGACGAGGCGTCCCTGACGTTGTCGACGTAG
- a CDS encoding ABC transporter ATP-binding protein — translation MSGTVLAATDLRVRRGSSDVIAGLSLTVRDGETVLIQGKSGSGKSTLFEVFGLLSDCSSGELHIDGVDVRDLSRRERALFRRDRLGMVYQDFQLVPDLTARENARLPQSHGGGHDPAWLETIFERLEIGGIGDQYPATLSGGEKQRVAIARAVANKPGIVIADEPTGQLDPETTDRVIALLFEAQELAGTTLLTVSHDRRITSRFERVYRLAEGTLHRLETGEEKPGLE, via the coding sequence GTGTCTGGAACCGTCTTGGCCGCGACGGATCTGCGGGTGAGACGCGGGAGTAGTGACGTGATCGCTGGGCTCTCGTTGACTGTTCGAGATGGCGAGACGGTTCTCATACAGGGAAAAAGCGGGAGCGGGAAGTCGACGCTGTTCGAGGTATTCGGCCTGTTGTCCGATTGTTCGTCGGGTGAACTCCACATCGACGGCGTCGACGTACGGGACCTTTCGAGACGGGAGCGAGCGCTCTTCCGGCGGGACCGACTCGGGATGGTGTATCAGGATTTCCAACTGGTCCCCGACCTGACCGCCCGTGAGAACGCCCGTCTCCCACAAAGTCACGGGGGCGGACACGATCCTGCATGGCTGGAGACGATCTTCGAGCGCCTGGAGATCGGCGGGATCGGCGATCAGTATCCCGCTACGCTGTCGGGTGGCGAAAAACAGCGGGTCGCGATCGCCCGTGCGGTCGCCAACAAGCCCGGGATCGTCATCGCCGACGAACCCACCGGGCAACTCGACCCGGAAACGACCGATCGCGTCATCGCGCTGCTGTTCGAGGCCCAGGAACTCGCGGGGACGACGTTGTTGACTGTGAGTCATGACCGACGAATCACTTCCCGTTTCGAGCGTGTCTATCGACTTGCCGAAGGCACGCTCCATCGACTCGAGACGGGCGAGGAGAAACCGGGTCTGGAGTGA
- a CDS encoding polysaccharide deacetylase family protein, whose protein sequence is MTDQDTGERSVIDRRRFLTIAGAAGLTTLAGCQEDNTSNQGETPPDGTITPDQSGMVNIGTETPTETETEADTETETETETETETETDTETETETETETELDPDVPQSANGPLAPLPTPDRNGVPKPTGDPGGLEVLDWAGFNGAVTYSYNNGQPSQLEHYDALAGTEMNMSFYLAINVNEDVAGFEEGWTQARQDGHELGNQTVSHPYGDMTESSFGEPLSDPAAEIEQCNQYIIDTLGQEDVWTMAAPYGDSEWIEPAEQSDLFLNRKLGGGEISPNDNSDPYDLPCYVAEEGDTAETFIDLIDGARANSEWQILVFHSITPTTQEWYAPVEIDAIIDSIEHAKSAGDVWIDTLATVGAYWRGQQLFASADVTESGEETVWEWTVPEDFPEGRHLRVTVDGGTLSQNGTELDWNTHGYYEVALDEESLTLSP, encoded by the coding sequence ATGACTGACCAGGATACGGGGGAACGATCCGTAATCGACCGTCGTCGATTTCTGACGATCGCGGGGGCAGCTGGACTGACGACGCTGGCCGGGTGTCAAGAGGACAATACGTCCAACCAGGGAGAGACACCGCCGGATGGGACGATTACGCCGGACCAATCGGGGATGGTGAATATAGGGACAGAGACGCCAACCGAGACTGAAACGGAAGCCGACACGGAGACCGAAACAGAGACTGAAACGGAGACCGAGACGGAAACTGACACGGAGACAGAAACGGAGACGGAGACCGAGACGGAACTGGACCCGGATGTCCCGCAGTCGGCCAACGGGCCCCTGGCGCCGCTGCCGACGCCCGACCGGAACGGGGTCCCGAAGCCGACCGGCGACCCAGGAGGCCTGGAAGTGCTCGACTGGGCCGGATTCAACGGGGCCGTCACCTACTCATACAACAACGGCCAACCCTCGCAGCTCGAACACTACGATGCACTCGCGGGGACAGAGATGAACATGTCGTTCTATCTCGCAATCAACGTCAACGAGGACGTCGCGGGGTTCGAGGAGGGGTGGACGCAAGCCCGCCAGGATGGCCACGAGCTCGGAAATCAAACCGTCAGCCATCCGTACGGCGATATGACCGAGAGCTCCTTCGGCGAGCCACTTTCGGATCCAGCAGCCGAGATCGAGCAGTGTAACCAATACATCATCGACACGCTGGGACAGGAAGACGTCTGGACGATGGCAGCGCCCTACGGCGACAGCGAGTGGATCGAGCCGGCCGAGCAGTCCGATCTCTTCCTCAACCGAAAGCTTGGTGGCGGTGAGATTAGCCCGAACGACAACAGCGACCCGTACGACCTGCCGTGTTACGTGGCCGAAGAGGGCGACACCGCCGAGACCTTCATCGACCTGATCGATGGCGCTCGGGCAAACAGTGAGTGGCAGATACTCGTCTTTCACTCGATCACGCCGACCACTCAGGAGTGGTACGCGCCGGTCGAGATCGATGCGATCATCGACAGTATCGAACACGCCAAATCCGCCGGCGACGTCTGGATCGACACCCTCGCTACCGTCGGCGCGTACTGGCGCGGTCAACAGTTGTTCGCCTCCGCCGATGTCACCGAATCAGGCGAGGAAACTGTCTGGGAGTGGACAGTGCCCGAGGACTTCCCGGAAGGCCGACACCTGCGTGTGACCGTCGACGGCGGGACACTGTCCCAGAACGGGACCGAACTCGACTGGAACACCCACGGGTACTACGAGGTCGCGCTGGACGAGGAATCCCTGACGCTATCACCGTAG
- a CDS encoding signal peptidase I, which produces MGLRGVLAGVGKAVIAIFLVAMVAGQVLGQPVLLGYVTTGSMEPTLDPGDGFVAIPSALAGPVEKGDVVTFQAETIQGGGLATHRVVEKTDRGYITRGDANPFTDQDGNEPVVSETQIVATAWQPGGNVLSIPAIGTAVSTIQHVLGTLQRHLATLLGIRSLLGTQGLAYLLAGASVLGYVADVLVGSDRSSGRDTSRKTGVDVRLIVGIFAAAVVLSATATMVLPAGPQEFGVVSAESDAPGIRVIEQNTTESTRYQLGNGGFVPMVTYIEPTSERIDIEPQRTVIGGHSTVNATLRLSAPPETGYYRHYLVEHRYLLVLPEGMIATLYAFHPWAPIVAIDLLLGGSLYLLGTVVVASGRVRSRSRETPSRLKRVLSRR; this is translated from the coding sequence ATGGGACTGCGGGGGGTGCTAGCGGGGGTGGGAAAGGCAGTCATCGCGATCTTCCTGGTCGCGATGGTCGCCGGGCAGGTGCTCGGCCAGCCGGTGCTACTGGGATACGTCACGACGGGGAGCATGGAACCGACACTCGATCCGGGGGACGGGTTCGTGGCCATCCCGTCGGCGCTTGCCGGACCGGTCGAAAAGGGAGATGTCGTTACATTCCAGGCCGAAACAATCCAGGGTGGCGGACTTGCGACCCATCGCGTCGTCGAGAAAACTGACCGGGGATATATCACCCGTGGCGACGCCAACCCGTTCACCGATCAGGACGGCAACGAGCCGGTAGTCAGCGAGACACAGATCGTCGCCACCGCGTGGCAACCGGGCGGGAATGTTCTCTCGATCCCTGCTATCGGCACGGCCGTGAGCACGATCCAGCACGTCCTCGGGACACTCCAACGACACCTCGCCACGCTCCTTGGCATCCGGTCGCTGCTTGGGACGCAGGGACTGGCCTATCTGCTGGCCGGCGCATCGGTACTCGGCTACGTGGCCGACGTACTCGTGGGCAGCGACCGATCGTCGGGACGTGACACGTCCCGAAAGACGGGTGTGGACGTCAGATTGATCGTGGGGATCTTCGCAGCCGCCGTGGTCCTGTCGGCCACAGCGACGATGGTTCTGCCCGCCGGTCCACAGGAGTTCGGCGTCGTGAGCGCCGAAAGCGACGCCCCAGGGATACGAGTCATCGAGCAGAACACGACCGAATCAACCAGATATCAACTCGGGAATGGGGGGTTCGTACCGATGGTAACGTATATCGAACCGACAAGCGAGAGGATCGATATCGAGCCACAGCGGACAGTCATCGGGGGGCACTCGACCGTCAACGCGACGCTTCGCCTCTCGGCCCCGCCCGAAACTGGCTACTATCGTCACTACCTCGTCGAACATCGGTACCTGCTCGTCCTCCCGGAAGGGATGATCGCCACCCTGTATGCGTTCCATCCGTGGGCGCCGATCGTCGCAATCGATCTCCTGCTCGGTGGATCGCTGTACCTGCTCGGGACGGTCGTGGTCGCCTCGGGCCGGGTTCGCTCCCGATCCCGCGAGACGCCGTCCCGGCTCAAACGCGTTCTTTCCCGCCGGTGA
- a CDS encoding solute carrier family 23 protein, with translation MGNTESVDETDSLVEYGIEDRPPLTRSLLLGVQHYLTMIGANIAVPLILAGTMGMPGHVEAKFVGTFFVVSGIATLAQTTFGNRYPIVQGAPFSMLAPAIAIVGASLTLPGMADWNAKLLFLQGAIISAAVVEVAIGYFGLVGKIREYISPVVVAPVVTLIGLSLFSAPQITDVNATVPGAQQNWYLLLLTLVLIVLFSQYLKNRSRLFSLFPILLGITVAWLVAAIASVAGIISSGAPGFVDLAAIQGADPILVHYPLMWGLPRFELSFAIGMFAGVLASIIESFADYHAVARLSGEGAPSKQRINHGIGMEGLANVFSGLMGTGGSTSYSENIGAIGLTGVASRYVVQIGAAVMILAGFVGYFGTLVATIPDPIVGGLYIAMFGQIVAVGLSNLKYVDLDSSRNLFIVGIAIFAGMAIPAYMGNIDAAAASMEISGFELFRQGLIDVPLLGPVFGTEIVSQTVYIIGGVHMAVGGIIAFILDNTVPGTREERGLVAWEEMTESDDSFTSAIERASDRVGSDRWPFSGD, from the coding sequence ATGGGTAACACGGAGTCAGTGGACGAAACCGACTCGCTCGTGGAGTATGGCATCGAAGACCGACCGCCCCTTACCCGTTCTCTTCTGCTCGGTGTCCAGCATTACCTGACGATGATCGGCGCGAACATCGCCGTGCCCTTGATTCTCGCCGGAACGATGGGGATGCCTGGCCACGTGGAAGCGAAGTTCGTCGGCACCTTCTTCGTCGTCAGCGGGATCGCGACGCTGGCACAGACCACGTTCGGGAATCGGTATCCCATCGTGCAGGGCGCACCGTTCTCGATGCTCGCGCCCGCGATCGCCATCGTCGGGGCAAGTCTTACACTCCCCGGAATGGCCGATTGGAACGCCAAACTCCTCTTCCTGCAGGGTGCAATTATCAGTGCCGCGGTGGTCGAGGTGGCCATTGGCTACTTCGGGCTCGTGGGGAAGATCCGGGAGTACATCTCCCCGGTGGTGGTCGCGCCGGTCGTCACGTTGATCGGGCTGTCACTGTTTTCGGCACCACAGATCACTGACGTCAATGCCACCGTCCCGGGTGCACAGCAAAACTGGTATCTCCTTCTGTTGACGCTCGTGTTGATCGTCCTTTTCTCACAATATCTCAAAAATCGGAGTCGTCTGTTCAGTCTCTTTCCGATTTTGCTCGGCATCACGGTTGCGTGGCTGGTCGCGGCGATCGCGTCGGTCGCCGGGATCATCTCGTCAGGAGCGCCGGGTTTTGTCGATTTGGCGGCGATTCAGGGCGCGGATCCGATCCTGGTGCACTATCCACTGATGTGGGGCCTGCCGCGATTTGAACTGTCCTTCGCGATCGGGATGTTCGCGGGCGTTCTCGCGTCGATCATCGAGTCCTTCGCCGATTATCACGCCGTCGCCCGACTCTCGGGGGAGGGCGCGCCGTCGAAACAGCGGATCAATCACGGCATCGGGATGGAGGGGCTCGCGAACGTCTTCTCCGGGCTGATGGGGACCGGCGGATCGACCTCCTACTCCGAGAACATCGGCGCGATCGGGCTGACTGGCGTCGCCTCCAGATACGTGGTTCAGATCGGCGCGGCGGTCATGATCCTGGCCGGGTTTGTCGGGTACTTCGGCACGCTCGTCGCGACGATTCCCGACCCGATCGTCGGCGGGCTCTACATCGCCATGTTCGGCCAGATCGTGGCTGTCGGGCTCTCGAACCTGAAGTACGTCGATCTGGATTCCTCGCGAAACCTCTTCATCGTCGGGATCGCCATCTTCGCCGGGATGGCGATCCCCGCGTATATGGGCAACATCGACGCCGCGGCGGCCTCGATGGAGATTTCCGGATTCGAACTCTTCCGTCAGGGACTGATCGATGTCCCGCTTCTGGGGCCCGTCTTCGGTACCGAAATCGTCTCACAGACCGTCTACATCATTGGTGGCGTCCACATGGCCGTTGGCGGGATCATCGCGTTCATTCTCGATAACACGGTGCCGGGGACACGCGAAGAACGTGGCCTGGTCGCCTGGGAGGAGATGACTGAGAGCGACGACTCGTTCACGTCGGCAATCGAACGTGCCTCCGATCGTGTGGGGAGCGACCGCTGGCCGTTTTCCGGGGATTGA
- a CDS encoding DUF5305 family protein yields the protein MRDRGRGLRIRRGIADNFTLVVAVVVMVGAVGGYLTYTTHAKPGTETVTETVSEWESAGEFHHHATVVNGTAAFETGERLENRSAYFTQTTPRLAGALTYTYTATDGGDLSVTVRTALELRSAESQREASETVYWEINRQLNRDHRYSLSPGETIESPFSLNVSGAAAEVERIDENLGGTPGELELEVVAEVALSGTRNGKEVNTTRTYRLPIDPSGGVYGIEDPGTVRKSDKERKEVTVQATYGPLRKMGGPVLLIAGLVGVFGLGYATRTGRLSISDREREWLAFRSDRASFDEWISTGAVSTGARGGATAETDSLAGLVNVAIDTDSRVIEDTRTGAFYVFADGQRFRFEPPAKPDREREHRDPLVERVASHSPFSAGEGDTTEPLGELDAESESGREQPADEQRDPDMGTESDEPVDANGDEAADESADAGSETAPDRDDEPDKPADADGEGPPDAGEEPDRQNKADEPGESEHDGESDSEAESADPVGADSEESDEPGEADDQERPTLRERLTTLQGLIGSDSED from the coding sequence ATGCGCGATCGGGGGCGGGGGCTTCGGATCCGGAGGGGTATCGCCGACAATTTCACGCTGGTCGTCGCTGTGGTGGTGATGGTCGGTGCTGTGGGGGGGTATCTCACGTATACGACCCATGCCAAGCCCGGGACGGAGACCGTGACGGAGACGGTATCCGAATGGGAGTCGGCCGGCGAGTTTCACCATCACGCGACCGTCGTGAACGGAACAGCGGCGTTTGAGACGGGTGAAAGGCTCGAAAACCGATCGGCGTACTTTACGCAGACGACACCCAGATTGGCGGGGGCGCTGACGTACACGTACACCGCAACCGACGGCGGTGACCTGAGTGTGACAGTCAGGACAGCTCTGGAGCTCCGATCGGCCGAGAGTCAACGGGAGGCGTCCGAAACGGTCTACTGGGAGATAAACCGACAGCTGAACCGGGACCACCGATATTCGCTATCCCCGGGCGAGACGATCGAGAGCCCGTTTTCGCTGAACGTGAGTGGGGCCGCCGCCGAGGTCGAGCGCATCGACGAGAACCTCGGCGGAACACCGGGCGAGCTCGAACTCGAAGTCGTCGCCGAGGTGGCGCTTTCGGGGACCAGAAACGGAAAGGAGGTCAACACCACCAGAACGTATCGCCTGCCGATCGATCCGAGCGGCGGTGTCTATGGTATCGAGGATCCCGGGACGGTCCGGAAGTCGGATAAAGAACGGAAGGAAGTCACTGTCCAGGCGACGTACGGGCCGCTTCGAAAAATGGGTGGTCCTGTGTTGCTCATCGCTGGGCTGGTGGGCGTGTTCGGACTCGGGTACGCCACTCGAACGGGCCGTCTTTCGATCTCGGATCGCGAACGGGAATGGCTCGCGTTCCGATCCGACCGGGCGTCGTTCGACGAGTGGATCTCGACCGGCGCGGTCAGTACCGGCGCCCGCGGCGGGGCGACGGCCGAGACGGACTCGCTTGCGGGACTCGTCAACGTCGCGATCGATACCGACAGCCGCGTCATCGAGGACACGCGAACGGGCGCGTTCTACGTGTTTGCCGACGGCCAGCGGTTCCGGTTCGAACCGCCGGCGAAACCCGATCGGGAACGGGAACATCGGGACCCACTCGTCGAAAGAGTCGCGTCCCACAGTCCGTTCAGTGCCGGCGAAGGGGACACGACCGAGCCCCTCGGCGAACTCGACGCTGAAAGCGAATCCGGCCGTGAACAACCGGCCGACGAACAGAGAGATCCGGACATGGGTACAGAGTCCGACGAGCCAGTGGACGCCAACGGCGATGAAGCCGCGGATGAGTCAGCAGACGCCGGCAGTGAGACAGCACCCGACCGGGATGACGAACCCGACAAGCCGGCGGACGCCGACGGCGAAGGACCGCCGGATGCCGGCGAGGAGCCTGACAGGCAAAACAAGGCTGATGAGCCCGGCGAATCTGAGCACGATGGAGAGTCCGACAGCGAGGCGGAATCTGCCGATCCTGTAGGGGCCGACAGCGAGGAGTCTGACGAGCCAGGGGAAGCAGACGACCAGGAGCGCCCGACACTGAGGGAGCGCCTGACAACATTACAGGGATTGATCGGAAGCGATTCAGAGGACTAG
- a CDS encoding Sjogren's syndrome/scleroderma autoantigen 1 family protein encodes MSDFDEEAERERLREQFEHDRKKREATEQMSELLLQGATMTDTHCERCGDPIFRYDGQEFCPTCQQSAGENAASEAEATDGTAETQDATTNAGAQTGAQSGAQTGDTKPQSEPETAKASAQPPVESPTSPAHEEPPQPETPGHARGETGPQHDQRVDVPGLEPGASPQPTRDAGDLQDARDSLVATLSTFARQAEATDDPRRATDALEAAREAAEALAALDGTR; translated from the coding sequence ATGAGCGACTTCGACGAGGAAGCCGAACGCGAACGGCTCCGCGAACAGTTCGAGCACGATCGAAAGAAACGCGAGGCAACTGAACAGATGAGCGAGTTGCTGTTGCAGGGGGCGACGATGACGGACACCCATTGCGAGCGGTGTGGTGATCCCATCTTCCGGTACGACGGCCAGGAGTTCTGTCCAACCTGTCAGCAATCGGCCGGCGAGAACGCGGCCAGTGAGGCCGAAGCCACGGACGGCACGGCCGAAACCCAGGACGCAACGACGAACGCAGGGGCCCAGACAGGTGCCCAGTCAGGGGCCCAGACGGGAGACACGAAACCCCAGTCGGAGCCAGAGACGGCCAAAGCATCGGCCCAGCCGCCTGTCGAGTCGCCAACGAGTCCAGCGCACGAAGAGCCACCCCAACCCGAGACGCCAGGGCACGCTAGGGGCGAGACTGGTCCCCAACACGACCAGCGTGTCGACGTACCGGGACTCGAACCCGGGGCGAGTCCACAGCCCACCCGTGATGCTGGCGACCTCCAGGATGCCCGGGATTCACTCGTCGCCACGCTGTCTACCTTCGCCCGGCAGGCCGAAGCGACCGACGATCCCCGCCGTGCCACAGACGCGCTCGAAGCCGCCCGCGAGGCCGCCGAGGCGCTGGCCGCCCTGGATGGCACGCGGTGA